In the genome of Pseudanabaena mucicola str. Chao 1806, the window CCATTGGAGTATTCAGCCTTAACTTGTTCATTTTCGATCGCTACAGGCAGTGCAAATACACGGCGGAACTTACCATAGCTGATTTCACTCCAGTAGTAACCTTTTTCAGGAGATTCTTCTTTGCGTTCGAGGTGACGTTCACCAGCAATTGTCAACGAATCCTTGGTTACTTGAATATCGAGATCCTTAGCTTCGATATCAGGAATGGAGAGTCTGAGGGTCAAATGATCGCCATCATCGCGCAATTCACTAGCGGGAACCCAACCTTTAGCGGCTTCTTGATCCAAGCTAGTAATGTCGCGGAACATGCGATCAAACTGACGACGAACTTCTTCGATTTCTTGTAAAGGTTGCCAACGTACTAACATAAATATCACCTTGAGCTATTTCAAAACAACTATGAACATTTAGAAGTAGGTTTAGGATTTAGTTGATATTTTGTACTTCCCTTTCGTTCACAGTTTTATTATGAAATAGCTGCAAAGCTATGCACAGAAGGAGAACCGAACTTTTTCGGTAGGGTTCACCTCACCCCTTTGACTGCATAATCTTTGCGTTTGATAAAGGCTAAACCTAAGACAAGGAAAGTACAAATACCTGCTAAATAGAGGGGATAGCTGTAAGATTCAGGATATTCCTGATTGATAACTAAGCCTGCTATGACTGGTCCAAATCCATTGGAAATGCTAAGGTAGGAAGAGTTAACACCTAACATAGAGCCTTGCTCTGCAGGAGGCGCATTAAGAGAAATTAAGGCGCTAATCATCGGTTGAACGACTGAATTCAGTAATGAGAACAGTATACAAACGGCAATAAAGTAATTGATATCTTTCCAAATTGGCATGAGCACAAAGGAGATACTACGGATCAGTAGTCCTAAAAACAAGATTTGTACCAATTGTAGATATCTAGTCATCTGGGAAATCCCCACTGTTTGCATAATGACCGCGAGTACACCGAACAGCAAAAACATGAGGGCAAGCCCATCGCTGTTTTGCTTGAGAACATTGAGAAAGTAGGGCTGGAAGGCAAAGGTAAAGATATTGAAGGTTAATCCCGTTAAGAAATTAATAATCAATAAAATACCGATTTTGGGCATCAATAAGCCATTGATCAGATTCTCTAAGCCGATGTCAAAAATATTTTGAGCTTTTTGGGCTTTAGTCGTGGTGGTTTCTGGTAAGAAGAAAATTGTTAAAAATAAAGCGATCGCAGCAATCACTCCTGACACTAAAAACGAAGCACCAAATGATTTTCCTAGGGGGGTATTCAAGGCAACTTTCTGCGCGAGCAAGCTAATCGCAGGACCTAAAATAAAACCTAAACCAAAGGCAGCTCCATTAATCCCAAAAGCCTTAGCACGATTTTCGGGGGTAGTGACATCGGAAATGACCGCTTGGGCAACTGAGGCATTTCCCCCTGTAATACCATCTAGAAATCTTGCAAAAAATAATACTGCGGCGGTCGTAGCGCTTCCTGCCATTAGATTAGCGATGACTGTACCCGCTAAGCTGATAATTAACAATGGTTTGCGCCCAAAGCGATCACTAAGTTTCCCGATGACTGGCGTGGAGACGAATTGGGAGATCGCGTAGATTGAAAATAGTAAACTCGTCTCAAAATCATTTAACTGGAACTGTCTACCGTACTGATACAGAACAGGGATGAGAATCGTAAAGCTCAGGGAGTTAATGAAAGAAATGAGGGCAATAATCCAAAATTTACGATTCATGCTAAAGGCGATCGCTTAGAGTCCTTGTTTATACTACAGCTCGATTAGAGCAAATTCTTCAGGGCAATTACCCTGTTCCATATTGCAGACCTAAGTCAGTTGTGAGAATTATTGGTTTCGGCTTCGCTCAGCCAGCAAAAATGAACGTTGGCTGAGCGAAGTCGAACCCACTCATATTTTGTTGAGGACTACTTTATAAGCAGCTAGACATAAGTAAACTAAAAACCGAGAGTTTTGTTCCGCCCGCTACGCGGGCGGAACAAAACTCTCGGTTTGGGTTTTAATTAAGTTGAGCTACTTATATCCAGATATAAAATATCAGATATAAAGTTTTTCAGCTTAGTGAATTTCACCTTTGTTAACTCATCTGCGATAAGTCAACAAATTTCTACAATTTGCTATGATCACCTAGTCTTGTAAAGCTTGCAAAGCCAGATGAAATGCAGTGATGGA includes:
- a CDS encoding Hsp20/alpha crystallin family protein — protein: MLVRWQPLQEIEEVRRQFDRMFRDITSLDQEAAKGWVPASELRDDGDHLTLRLSIPDIEAKDLDIQVTKDSLTIAGERHLERKEESPEKGYYWSEISYGKFRRVFALPVAIENEQVKAEYSNGILTLALPKANEVKAFKVNVTTELPAS
- a CDS encoding MFS transporter, giving the protein MNRKFWIIALISFINSLSFTILIPVLYQYGRQFQLNDFETSLLFSIYAISQFVSTPVIGKLSDRFGRKPLLIISLAGTVIANLMAGSATTAAVLFFARFLDGITGGNASVAQAVISDVTTPENRAKAFGINGAAFGLGFILGPAISLLAQKVALNTPLGKSFGASFLVSGVIAAIALFLTIFFLPETTTTKAQKAQNIFDIGLENLINGLLMPKIGILLIINFLTGLTFNIFTFAFQPYFLNVLKQNSDGLALMFLLFGVLAVIMQTVGISQMTRYLQLVQILFLGLLIRSISFVLMPIWKDINYFIAVCILFSLLNSVVQPMISALISLNAPPAEQGSMLGVNSSYLSISNGFGPVIAGLVINQEYPESYSYPLYLAGICTFLVLGLAFIKRKDYAVKGVR